GCAGATCTTTGTAGTTCAGGAAGTTGTACTCCATCAGCACATTCAGCTCCCGGATATTGGTTTTGAACGCCAGGTTGCGAGCCTGCTGAAACGGGTCATTGAACCGTCGGTCGCTACCCGCAATCTGGCCCAGCCCGAGGTTCAGCCGCACTGTAAACGGCTGGCTGACGTTGTAGCGCACCAGCAGGTTACCCGCCGGGCGGACGTTGCCCGGAATCAGGCTGGGTGCCAGATCGCCTTTGTAGATCATACCGCCTAACCCCGCGCCCACCTCCCAGGTAGACTGCGCCCGGGCTACCGGCCCCAGCAGGAGCAGGCAGCCAACCAATAGCCCAATAGCCCGGCCTGCCGCCTTCATGGATGCGGCTCCCATCGGATCGTTACGTAAAAAATAGGATATTGACACTGAACTATTTATCGGATTGGAGGGCATTTAATGCGTGGTGTCAAAATGTAATGGAGCTGAAAGTTAATCAGCATGTACCCATCTTTCAGACGCCCGTCGGCGCCCCGCGCGGTATAATTCTGGTCGGTCGCAATGACGGCAAACGGATCGTTGGTTCCCAGATGATTCTGCAACTCGGTCAGCCGGTCCCCTCCTTTTCGGGCGGCTGTTGGTTCAAACCGCCGGTCGGCCATAACCCGCGAAAGATCGTCCTTCAGGATCGTCGGATCCGGAAATGGTCCGCCCACATCATCCAGGTAGTCGGTTGTGGTCATCCGGAATCCAATTTCTCCGCCCAGATCAAAGCGCTCGTTTAGTTTGTAGCGAACCCCAAAGCCAAACGGAATGGCCAGCGTGACGAGCGAATACGGCTTCACCCCGTTCTGGCCCTGCCCTTCGGTTCCGAGCGGTTGCAGCTTCACCCAGCGCTGTTCGGTATCATCCGGGGTTGTGCTGAACCCAACCGGCGTCCGGGCTTCCGGGCTGTGCGCCACGGCAGCCAGTCCTAAAAAGACGTAAGGCGTTAGTTTGGAGCGGAAATTTGAATTACGGCCGTCCGGTACAAACTGATATATACCGGTGAGTCCGAATTCTTTCAAGTCATTGCGGAAGTGCAGGTTACGTACGTACTGCGCAATTCCCGAAGCCATATCCTTGCGGTTGTACGTGTAGTCGTCGCCCGCAATCCGCGCCCAGGTAAAGGAAGCCCGGGCCGACAGCCGGGGCGTAAAGTGACGCGTGTACATGGCCGCAGCACTCCAGCGCATCATCAGAAACGTGGATTTGATGGGCTTGCGGTAACCGGAAATCTCGCCGTAGTAGCTGGACGTTCCCAGCCCCAAACCTACTTCCGAATACGGGACAAACTGACTCCGGCGGCCCTGCGCCTGTGCATTAACCGGCTGCAATGTTGCACACGCCGACGCAATCAAACTGACAATCAGTAAGTTATTCTTCATATTTCTTTGCATACTACCGCACCTGCGATCCGGCGCTTCTGATTCATTGGGTTGAAAACCGGCAACGCTGCCCAATCTTCTCCTCTGAAACGCCCACTTTTAGTATTTTATTGGATCAGTGGGTAAAACTGTTCGGGAATTAGGGTTAAAATTAGGTACTGACACTGCTTTATCCGCCCGGCCGATCACGACCCGACTCAATTCCGAATATCCCAGCCCCAACTTAACTTGTTTCGCAGGGTATTGAGAAAGCTGTCATCGCTCATTTTGACCAGTCGGGCCGCGAATTTTTCTTTCCGAACGGCCAGACGGGTGCCCGTATTAACGGTCCGGAACCGCGAATCAACCGAAACCAGAAAGGTGTTGCTCCGGCTTTCGACTTCAAACGACAACTGAGAGGAATCCGGCACCACCATTGGACGGACGTTTAGGTTGTGCGGACTGATGGGGGTCACGATGAAATTGCTGTTGTGGGGCAACAACAACGGCCCTCCGCAACTCAGCGAATACCCGGTAGAACCGGTCGCGGTTGAGATGATCAGCCCGTCGGCCCAGTAGGAATTCAGGAAATCGCCGTTCAGGTAGGTATGCACCGTAATCATCGACGACGTTTCGGTTTTGGTAATGGTAACGTCATTGAGTCCAAACGGAACCCCGTCGAACAAGTCCTCGTCCGATTGCAGCGTCACCAGCGTCCGTTCGTCAATCCGGTAATCCCCAATTGTCAGGGCTTGCAGGAGTTTCGGCAGTGACTCGGGGTTTTCGGGGGAGATGGTGGTCAGAAAACCAAGCCGACCGATGTTGATGCCTACGATGGGAATGCTGCCCGGTCCGGCGTGGGTGAGCACTTCAAGCAAGGTGCCGTCGCCCCCCAGGCTGAACGCGAAATCGGCGTCAAAAATATCGAGATGTGACGTGTAGGTCTGCGTCGTATGGTGAGCAACACCGGCAAGATCGAGGGCGGAACGGTAGACTTCTGATAACTGTATTTCAATTTGCCGCCGGGCCAGCTCATCAAACATGGATTGAATGAAGGGCGTAGCCAGATCGACAACATTACGTCCGTGAATTGCAATTTTCATAAAGAGCGTCCGTCAGTCCGATTGCAAAGATGGCTGAAAAGTCCAATATTTTGCTAGGAACTGCCGACTGATTGACTGCAGATTTACGAATCCAGATACCGGAGCAGCATTTCGAGCCGCCCCTGATCGATGGTTTCAATGGGAGTATTGGCAAAAGCCGCTTCGATGGTGTAGCCAAAGCGTTCGAGCGTAGCCACAACGGTGGTGATGTCTTTGCGGTTGAGTTTGAGCGTCAGCCGTGACTTGTCGGGCATACCGTAGGCGGCTCCGGCGAAATAGCTGCTGATGATCCGGACGTTATTCGACTCGACGAGCCGACTGATTTCGGCCATGGAATAATCACGCTCGTTGATGGACAGGATCAAAATGGCCCCGGCTTCCTGAATGCCGAGCAACTGGGCAAACTGTTTGAGCAGTTCGTTGGCTGATACCGTCCCCATGAATTCCTGCTCTTCGTTGACCACCGCAATAACTTGGAGTCGGTGTTCCGCAATCAGGCTGAGCAATTCGTAGAGGTGCTGGTTTTCGTGCACCGACAGATGTTCGAAAAGCCGCATCACATCGCTCAGCGGGTGCGTGTCGTCGGGCACATCCATCAGCAGGTCTTCATTGACCAAACCTTTGTATTGCCCCTGATCAACGATTACTAACTGCCCAACGCGGTGTTCCTGCATCCAGTCGAGGGCCTGCCCAACGGTGTCCGTCGGCTTCAGGGCCGGTATCATCGGGTCTATTAATTCAGAGGCCAGCATCGGTGTCGGAAGTTTACTGTCTGATTACTGTTTACTTTACCTAAACACACTAACGAAGCGAACCTGCTGAGCAGTATAGGCAACTACAGTATAGCTGAAAACTAAGAAAATTCCCTTAGAGTTTCAAAAACTTTCCGGAAAATTCTTTAAGATGTCAGGCAACGGTCAGATCACTCCGGCGACTGATTTCGGTCAGCGGCTGCTTCTCCAGCCACTCAATCAGCAGACGATTGAACCGATCCGGGTGCTCCATCATGGGAGCATGACAGCATTTATCAATAAAGTGCAATTCCGAGTTTGGAATCAGCCGGTTAAATTCGTGCGCAACTTCCGGCGGGGTGATGGTATCGTTCAGCCCCCAGATCAACAGGGTTGGAATCGTAATGTTGTGAAGCTCCTTGGCTACGTTGTTCCGCTGAGCGGATTTGGCAATGGCCACGATGCGCAGGCACTTGGGAATGCTGTTGGTAATTTCGAACACCTCGTCGATCAGTTCTTTCGTGGCAACTTTCGGATCGTAGAACGTGTAGGCTACACGCTCGGCGATGTAATCGTAGCTACCGCGTTTCGGGTATGACCCCCCCATCGAGTTTTCAAATAACCCCGAACTGCCCGTCAGCACGAGCCGTTTTACCATATCGGGGTGCTTCAG
This Larkinella insperata DNA region includes the following protein-coding sequences:
- the porG gene encoding type IX secretion system protein PorG, translated to MGAASMKAAGRAIGLLVGCLLLLGPVARAQSTWEVGAGLGGMIYKGDLAPSLIPGNVRPAGNLLVRYNVSQPFTVRLNLGLGQIAGSDRRFNDPFQQARNLAFKTNIRELNVLMEYNFLNYKDLRKVKNWTPYVFGGLGLFTFQPNPQSPGYQRKSLFNFPLGVGIKYEFKRPWSLGLEYGTRFSGSDYLDNFGPNTFGGSDKLRNGNPNSKDTYTYVGLSLTYRFYRITCPE
- a CDS encoding DUF6089 family protein, which codes for MKNNLLIVSLIASACATLQPVNAQAQGRRSQFVPYSEVGLGLGTSSYYGEISGYRKPIKSTFLMMRWSAAAMYTRHFTPRLSARASFTWARIAGDDYTYNRKDMASGIAQYVRNLHFRNDLKEFGLTGIYQFVPDGRNSNFRSKLTPYVFLGLAAVAHSPEARTPVGFSTTPDDTEQRWVKLQPLGTEGQGQNGVKPYSLVTLAIPFGFGVRYKLNERFDLGGEIGFRMTTTDYLDDVGGPFPDPTILKDDLSRVMADRRFEPTAARKGGDRLTELQNHLGTNDPFAVIATDQNYTARGADGRLKDGYMLINFQLHYILTPRIKCPPIR
- a CDS encoding NAD kinase, which gives rise to MKIAIHGRNVVDLATPFIQSMFDELARRQIEIQLSEVYRSALDLAGVAHHTTQTYTSHLDIFDADFAFSLGGDGTLLEVLTHAGPGSIPIVGINIGRLGFLTTISPENPESLPKLLQALTIGDYRIDERTLVTLQSDEDLFDGVPFGLNDVTITKTETSSMITVHTYLNGDFLNSYWADGLIISTATGSTGYSLSCGGPLLLPHNSNFIVTPISPHNLNVRPMVVPDSSQLSFEVESRSNTFLVSVDSRFRTVNTGTRLAVRKEKFAARLVKMSDDSFLNTLRNKLSWGWDIRN
- a CDS encoding CBS domain-containing protein; translation: MLASELIDPMIPALKPTDTVGQALDWMQEHRVGQLVIVDQGQYKGLVNEDLLMDVPDDTHPLSDVMRLFEHLSVHENQHLYELLSLIAEHRLQVIAVVNEEQEFMGTVSANELLKQFAQLLGIQEAGAILILSINERDYSMAEISRLVESNNVRIISSYFAGAAYGMPDKSRLTLKLNRKDITTVVATLERFGYTIEAAFANTPIETIDQGRLEMLLRYLDS
- a CDS encoding alpha/beta fold hydrolase, which codes for MNYRVRKEGNFRYIDEGQGDVLLLLHGLFGALSNWDGVINAFADRYRVVIPVMPIYEMPIREAGLEGLVRFIESFLDFKKLTDLTLLGNSLGGHVGLLYTLKHPDMVKRLVLTGSSGLFENSMGGSYPKRGSYDYIAERVAYTFYDPKVATKELIDEVFEITNSIPKCLRIVAIAKSAQRNNVAKELHNITIPTLLIWGLNDTITPPEVAHEFNRLIPNSELHFIDKCCHAPMMEHPDRFNRLLIEWLEKQPLTEISRRSDLTVA